A single Drosophila ananassae strain 14024-0371.13 chromosome 3L, ASM1763931v2, whole genome shotgun sequence DNA region contains:
- the LOC6494880 gene encoding acylphosphatase-2 translates to MERGRRRKEKRARMQHQAEQIFTCGFEIFGRVQGVRLRKQTRELATVNQVRGWVMNTDEGTVKGQLEGTLQKVNELKFWLLNCGSPRAIIERAEFTPTKEIVTHTFSRFSIRYHHAPAQTA, encoded by the coding sequence ATGGAAAGAGGAAGAAGGAGAAAGGAGAAACGTGCCAGGATGCAGCATCAGGCAGAGCAGATATTTACGTGCGGCTTCGAGATCTTCGGCCGAGTCCAAGGGGTGCGTTTGCGCAAACAGACCCGAGAACTTGCAACCGTTAATCAGGTGCGTGGTTGGGTGATGAACACGGACGAGGGCACGGTCAAGGGTCAGCTGGAGGGCACTTTGCAAAAGGTCAATGAACTCAAGTTCTGGCTACTCAACTGCGGCAGTCCGCGTGCCATCATCGAACGGGCGGAGTTCACCCCGACCAAGGAGATCGTCACCCATACGTTCAGCAGATTCTCGATCCGATATCATCATGCTCCTGCCCAGACTGCCTAG